Proteins from a single region of Caldisalinibacter kiritimatiensis:
- a CDS encoding serine-tRNA(Ala) deacylase AlaX has translation MTDKIYLENPYLREIDAKVIKKEYSNSKFYVTLNRTIFYPHMAGGQPRDKGTIADVEVLDVFKDNNEIVHVIENDIKDVIRLKIDWNTRFDHMQQHTGQHILSASFSKLLNAETLSFHLSKDYVYIDVALPKISHEEIEKVERFANEIIFSNFKVKQYFITRQDIDNLPLRKSPSVADNIRIVEIENIDYSPCGGTHCRSTGEVGLIKIRKWERYKGNTRIEFVCGNRALEDFKCKNSQINNISKLLSVKDSNCLNTVKRIYDENKELIKQIKDIKKDLLDYKYKELLHNSYTYKNIKIVKNILNDINMKDLNYIASNLLNNENIILILGTVEKNKCHIVLGCSENININLLEIFDSIKDIINARGGGKYHRVQGGGTNINKIEECIEAGYNLVIQKIGVKV, from the coding sequence ATGACGGATAAGATATATCTAGAAAATCCTTACCTAAGAGAAATAGATGCTAAAGTAATAAAAAAAGAATATTCAAATAGTAAATTTTATGTTACTTTAAATAGAACTATTTTTTATCCTCATATGGCTGGAGGACAACCTAGAGATAAAGGAACTATAGCCGATGTTGAAGTTTTAGATGTTTTTAAAGATAATAATGAAATTGTACATGTCATTGAAAATGATATAAAAGATGTAATACGCTTAAAAATCGATTGGAATACAAGGTTTGACCATATGCAACAACATACAGGTCAACACATTTTATCCGCATCATTTTCGAAACTTCTTAATGCAGAAACTTTAAGCTTTCATTTAAGTAAAGATTACGTTTATATAGATGTTGCTCTACCGAAGATATCACATGAAGAAATTGAAAAAGTAGAACGATTTGCTAATGAAATTATATTTTCTAATTTTAAAGTAAAACAATATTTTATTACACGACAAGATATAGACAACTTGCCTTTGCGTAAAAGTCCTTCTGTAGCTGATAATATAAGAATAGTAGAAATTGAAAATATAGATTATTCTCCTTGTGGTGGCACTCATTGTAGAAGTACTGGTGAAGTAGGACTAATAAAAATTAGAAAATGGGAAAGGTACAAAGGCAATACTAGAATTGAATTTGTATGTGGAAATAGAGCATTAGAGGATTTTAAATGTAAAAATTCTCAAATAAATAATATTTCAAAACTACTTTCTGTAAAAGATTCTAACTGTTTAAATACAGTTAAGCGAATTTATGATGAAAATAAAGAATTAATAAAACAAATTAAAGATATAAAAAAAGATTTACTTGATTATAAATACAAGGAGCTCTTACATAATTCTTATACATATAAAAATATTAAAATAGTAAAAAATATATTAAATGATATTAATATGAAAGATTTAAATTACATAGCTAGTAATCTTTTAAATAATGAAAATATTATCTTAATTTTAGGTACTGTAGAAAAAAATAAATGTCATATAGTATTAGGCTGCTCTGAAAATATAAATATAAATCTATTAGAAATATTTGATTCTATAAAAGACATAATTAATGCTAGAGGTGGTGGAAAATATCATCGTGTTCAAGGTGGAGGAACAAATATAAACAAGATTGAAGAATGTATCGAAGCTGGGTACAATTTAGTAATACAAAAAATAGGAGTTAAGGTTTAA
- a CDS encoding amidohydrolase encodes MGSLLFYNGNILTMNEKCNDEIEAVVVKEDKIIYTGNYKESLKYTNHDTLNIDLKGRTLLPGFNDSHMHLISYGLSKYKVKLNEVNSIKELQEKLLEHMKNEEVKIFKDWVVGSGWNHENFIEKRLPTKEDLDKVISDRPMFLSRACYHMCVVNSKALELAGISKDTKDPEGGKIDRDPITGEPTGILRENAIYLVYDLIPFTNDIQEIKKIIIESIKDANKVGITSIQTDDFSHLKSYDKIIEAYKQLRNQNKLNARINLQMLLKDKKMLEKFLKLGIKTGDGDKWVRFGPLKLLADGSLGSRTAALEEPYSDDNTTNGVLIYSDEELKEIIEIAYTNGLQIAVHAIGDRCMNQVLTIYESIYKKYPKKDPRFRIIHSQICSEKILKKMRKLNVIADVQPIFIKTDMYMAEERIGTERMKWSYCWYQMLNKGIILSGGSDSPVEPFNPLLGIYSAVTRQDLHGKPKGGWYAEEKVKLQEALKIFTKNSAYCTYEEDIKGMIKEGMLADMVVLSDDITKISQSAIKDLKVDMTIVNGNIVYTRKNGVRG; translated from the coding sequence GTGGGGAGTTTATTGTTCTATAATGGAAATATATTAACTATGAATGAAAAGTGTAATGATGAAATAGAGGCAGTAGTAGTAAAAGAAGATAAAATAATATATACAGGTAATTATAAAGAAAGTTTAAAATATACAAATCATGATACTTTAAACATTGATTTGAAAGGAAGAACTTTATTACCAGGATTTAATGATAGCCATATGCATTTAATTAGCTATGGTCTTTCTAAATATAAAGTGAAATTAAATGAAGTAAATAGTATAAAAGAGTTACAAGAGAAATTATTAGAGCATATGAAAAATGAAGAAGTAAAGATATTTAAAGATTGGGTAGTAGGAAGTGGATGGAATCATGAAAATTTTATAGAAAAAAGATTACCTACAAAAGAGGATTTAGACAAAGTTATAAGTGATAGACCTATGTTTTTGTCAAGAGCTTGCTATCATATGTGTGTAGTAAATTCAAAGGCACTAGAATTAGCAGGTATATCTAAAGATACAAAAGACCCTGAAGGAGGGAAAATAGATAGAGACCCAATAACAGGAGAACCAACGGGAATATTAAGAGAGAATGCTATTTATCTTGTATATGATTTAATACCATTTACTAATGATATACAAGAAATTAAAAAGATAATTATAGAAAGTATTAAAGATGCCAATAAAGTAGGTATTACATCTATTCAAACAGACGATTTTTCCCATTTAAAATCTTATGATAAAATTATAGAAGCTTATAAGCAACTACGAAACCAGAATAAATTAAATGCAAGAATAAATCTTCAAATGCTACTTAAAGATAAAAAAATGCTAGAAAAATTTTTAAAATTGGGGATTAAAACAGGTGATGGAGATAAATGGGTTAGGTTTGGACCATTAAAATTATTGGCTGACGGGTCTTTAGGTTCCAGAACAGCAGCTTTAGAAGAACCTTATAGTGATGACAATACTACTAACGGAGTATTAATTTATAGTGATGAAGAATTAAAAGAAATAATAGAGATTGCTTATACTAATGGACTTCAAATTGCAGTACATGCAATTGGAGATAGATGTATGAACCAAGTTTTAACTATATATGAAAGTATATATAAAAAGTATCCTAAAAAGGATCCGAGGTTTAGAATTATACATTCTCAAATTTGTTCTGAAAAAATATTAAAGAAGATGAGAAAGTTAAATGTAATAGCTGATGTACAGCCTATATTTATAAAAACAGATATGTATATGGCAGAAGAAAGAATAGGAACAGAGAGAATGAAATGGAGTTATTGTTGGTACCAAATGTTAAATAAAGGGATAATATTATCTGGGGGTTCTGATTCACCAGTAGAGCCATTTAACCCACTTTTAGGTATATATTCTGCTGTTACAAGACAGGATTTACATGGCAAACCTAAAGGTGGTTGGTATGCAGAAGAGAAAGTTAAGTTACAGGAAGCTTTAAAAATATTTACTAAAAATAGTGCTTATTGTACCTATGAAGAGGATATTAAAGGAATGATTAAAGAAGGTATGTTAGCGGATATGGTGGTATTATCTGATGATATTACAAAGATATCACAATCAGCAATTAAGGACCTAAAAGTAGATATGACAATTGTTAATGGAAATATAGTGTACACTAGAAAAAATGGAGTTAGGGGTTAA